A portion of the Pyxidicoccus trucidator genome contains these proteins:
- a CDS encoding DMT family transporter — translation MWIAYGLGAGVMLGLYDVWTKKAMTGNDVIPVVMWSSLFGALVWIPVLFTGALPIHIDPLGLSLREHALLLPKGIAMTASWILAYYAVRELPISIAGAVRASGPLWTLAGGFVMFRELLTPMQFLGLMITVCSYYVLSVIGRKEGIVVFRNTPVLLMLSATVLSAVTTVYDKYLVVQLQLPVLEIQAHSAFQRFALSALIFVPYMLRRGGLGLGLTWSWAVPLVGISWVLAELIYFHAIMDPQALVSHVSVLRRTSLIVAFLVSAVLFREANLWQKTLMILVLVVGMAILILGR, via the coding sequence ATGTGGATTGCCTATGGCCTCGGCGCGGGGGTGATGCTCGGCCTCTATGACGTCTGGACGAAGAAGGCGATGACGGGCAACGACGTCATCCCCGTCGTCATGTGGTCTTCCCTCTTCGGAGCGCTGGTCTGGATTCCCGTCCTCTTCACCGGGGCGCTGCCGATTCACATCGACCCGCTCGGGCTGTCACTCCGCGAGCACGCGCTCCTGCTCCCCAAGGGCATCGCGATGACGGCCTCGTGGATTCTCGCCTACTACGCGGTGCGGGAGCTGCCCATCTCCATCGCGGGGGCCGTGCGGGCCTCGGGCCCTCTCTGGACGCTCGCGGGCGGGTTCGTGATGTTCCGGGAGTTGCTGACGCCGATGCAGTTCCTCGGCCTGATGATCACCGTCTGCTCCTACTACGTGCTCTCGGTCATCGGCAGGAAGGAAGGCATCGTCGTCTTCCGCAACACCCCCGTGCTCCTCATGCTGTCGGCCACCGTGCTGTCGGCGGTGACGACGGTCTACGACAAGTACCTCGTCGTCCAGCTCCAGCTTCCCGTCCTGGAGATACAGGCGCACTCCGCCTTCCAGCGGTTCGCCCTGTCCGCCCTCATCTTCGTACCGTACATGCTGCGCAGGGGCGGCCTGGGGCTGGGCCTCACCTGGAGCTGGGCCGTTCCCCTGGTGGGCATCTCCTGGGTGCTGGCGGAGCTCATCTACTTCCACGCCATCATGGATCCCCAGGCGTTGGTGTCACACGTCTCCGTCCTGCGCCGGACGAGCCTCATCGTCGCCTTCCTCGTGTCCGCCGTCCTCTTCCGCGAGGCGAACCTGTGGCAGAAGACGCTCATGATTCTCGTCCTGGTCGTGGGGATGGCCATCCTCATCCTCGGCCGGTGA
- a CDS encoding aldo/keto reductase codes for MSSPGDTPAAPGPVGLGLGLLSIGRAWGYRSEPPPPEADARRLLECAVEAGVRCFDTAPAYGTSEERFGTFLATLGSRREELLVATKLGEHWDPEARASFTNHSHDALRRSLDQSLRRLGRIDLLQVHKATAANVGAPDVLRALEYARTLGISCLGASISDVAAAEAACAVGLYSYLQFPYNALHRTLEPVFALASRHGLQVLVNRPFAMGQLLHDTERPRELVLRESLDHVLRQPFTGYVLTGTKSVDHLRQTLAAFRSRGG; via the coding sequence ATGAGCTCCCCGGGAGACACCCCTGCCGCGCCGGGCCCCGTCGGACTCGGGCTTGGCCTGCTGTCCATTGGCCGCGCCTGGGGCTACCGCTCCGAACCTCCACCACCCGAGGCGGACGCGCGGCGCCTGCTCGAGTGCGCCGTCGAGGCCGGAGTCCGCTGCTTCGACACGGCTCCCGCCTATGGCACCAGCGAGGAGCGCTTCGGAACCTTCCTCGCGACGCTGGGCTCCCGGCGCGAGGAGCTCCTCGTCGCCACCAAGCTGGGTGAGCACTGGGACCCGGAGGCCCGCGCCTCCTTCACCAATCACTCCCACGATGCGCTCCGCCGCAGCCTCGACCAGAGCCTGCGCCGGCTCGGGCGCATCGACCTCCTGCAGGTGCACAAGGCCACCGCGGCCAACGTGGGCGCGCCCGACGTGCTGCGTGCTCTCGAGTACGCCCGCACGCTGGGCATCTCCTGCCTTGGCGCGAGCATCAGCGACGTGGCGGCGGCGGAGGCCGCCTGCGCGGTGGGCCTCTATTCCTACCTGCAGTTCCCCTACAACGCGCTCCACCGGACGCTGGAGCCCGTCTTCGCGCTGGCCTCGCGGCATGGCCTCCAGGTCCTGGTCAACCGGCCCTTCGCCATGGGCCAGTTGCTCCATGACACGGAGCGGCCACGCGAGCTCGTCCTGCGAGAGTCACTCGACCACGTCCTGCGCCAGCCCTTCACGGGCTACGTGCTGACGGGGACGAAGTCCGTGGACCACCTGCGGCAGACGCTCGCGGCCTTCCGCTCGCGGGGAGGCTGA
- a CDS encoding AraC family transcriptional regulator, with protein sequence MLPDLDLLSALNAPRRVAGLLTIEEVLALASSGNVIFDPFSVLISRHARIGQGNVFHPCVTLTCAATAELRIGNRNTFHTGTLLAAETGPISMGDGNQFGEGGFTAKANSPGARIVIGDGGRYLGGASIFGQTELGSGTQVLGAITVEGCSLAGGAAFSDPDPDRRAAVLKGAGTARRLVLGVGQVIAGSGTFRLEDAKPQSFFHPKAAP encoded by the coding sequence ATGCTGCCTGACCTGGACCTGCTCTCCGCCCTCAACGCCCCCCGCCGCGTGGCGGGCCTGCTGACAATCGAGGAAGTCCTCGCGCTCGCCAGCAGCGGCAATGTCATCTTCGACCCGTTCTCCGTGCTCATCTCCCGCCATGCCCGCATCGGCCAGGGCAACGTCTTCCATCCCTGCGTCACCCTCACCTGCGCGGCGACCGCGGAGCTGCGGATTGGCAACCGCAACACCTTCCACACCGGCACCCTGCTGGCGGCGGAGACCGGCCCCATCTCCATGGGAGACGGCAACCAGTTCGGCGAGGGCGGCTTCACCGCGAAGGCGAACAGCCCCGGCGCGCGCATCGTCATCGGCGACGGGGGACGGTACCTCGGGGGCGCCTCCATCTTCGGCCAGACGGAGCTCGGGTCGGGGACCCAGGTGCTGGGGGCCATCACCGTGGAGGGGTGCAGCCTGGCCGGAGGCGCCGCGTTCAGCGACCCGGACCCGGACCGGCGCGCCGCCGTCCTCAAGGGCGCTGGAACGGCCCGCCGGCTGGTGCTCGGCGTGGGTCAGGTCATCGCGGGCAGCGGCACCTTCCGCCTGGAAGACGCGAAGCCCCAGTCATTCTTCCACCCGAAGGCGGCGCCATGA
- a CDS encoding FAD-dependent oxidoreductase: protein MTRDVRRYDVVLVGGGITGLMVSHKLSRLGLRLLLLEKQPTLASGPSTRNEGWLHRGSYHAGSIRDRENAVQVARRCIYGHEQIRAFAPEAVEDADRTPLVLVRDADRVQELMSRWDEAGVWYRPRTRAAAAASFPAADLSRCAAVFEVADVSINTRMLYRKLYTSAQQGGTEVLTGARLERINGLEASVVTASGETLHVEAGLFVYSAGFGARDLFRDFFKLELPIRYWKSHLVVVPRLGAHGLFYVDAHEAAMMHHGGYSIVGLNEDALLCPEPDYNVIAEKADNLHRALERLVPGWKRGAPFTDVACTKVDFAPDASAARSLNIAIHEPVPGHICILPGKMTETPFLTDVLTARLYERLEDGLIAKRPCDVLHAHLTQPRREPSHAA, encoded by the coding sequence GTGACGAGAGACGTCCGCCGCTACGACGTGGTGTTGGTGGGAGGAGGAATCACCGGGCTGATGGTCAGCCACAAGCTGTCCCGGCTCGGGCTGCGGCTGTTGCTGCTGGAGAAGCAGCCGACGCTCGCCAGCGGGCCCTCGACGCGCAACGAGGGCTGGCTGCACCGGGGCAGCTATCACGCCGGCTCCATCCGCGACCGGGAGAATGCGGTCCAGGTGGCACGCCGGTGCATCTACGGGCACGAGCAGATTCGCGCCTTCGCCCCGGAGGCAGTCGAAGACGCGGACCGGACACCGCTGGTCCTGGTCCGTGACGCGGACAGGGTCCAGGAGCTCATGTCCCGCTGGGACGAGGCGGGAGTCTGGTACCGGCCCCGGACACGGGCCGCGGCCGCCGCGAGCTTCCCGGCGGCCGACCTGTCCCGGTGTGCCGCCGTGTTCGAGGTGGCGGACGTCAGCATCAACACCCGGATGCTGTACCGCAAGCTCTACACCTCCGCGCAGCAGGGCGGCACGGAGGTCCTCACCGGCGCCCGCCTGGAGCGCATCAACGGCCTGGAGGCCAGCGTCGTCACCGCCAGCGGCGAGACGCTCCACGTCGAGGCCGGGCTGTTCGTCTACTCCGCCGGCTTCGGCGCCAGGGACCTGTTCCGCGACTTCTTCAAGCTGGAGCTGCCCATCCGTTACTGGAAGAGCCACCTGGTCGTCGTGCCACGCCTGGGCGCCCATGGGCTGTTCTACGTGGACGCGCATGAGGCGGCGATGATGCACCATGGCGGGTACAGCATCGTCGGCCTGAACGAGGACGCGCTCCTCTGCCCCGAGCCTGACTACAACGTCATCGCGGAGAAGGCGGACAACCTCCACCGGGCCCTGGAGCGGCTGGTGCCCGGCTGGAAGCGTGGGGCGCCCTTCACCGACGTCGCGTGCACGAAGGTGGACTTCGCGCCCGACGCGAGCGCCGCGCGCTCGCTCAACATCGCCATCCACGAGCCCGTCCCCGGGCACATCTGCATCCTGCCGGGAAAGATGACCGAGACGCCCTTCCTGACGGACGTCCTGACGGCGCGGCTCTACGAGCGCCTGGAGGACGGACTCATCGCGAAGCGCCCCTGTGACGTCCTGCACGCCCACCTCACCCAGCCCCGTCGCGAGCCCTCCCATGCTGCCTGA
- a CDS encoding alpha/beta hydrolase, translating into MRAGVLTSILPVVWVVAACASQLQSAHSADSAPAALPQVAPQTVQEDWYPRKNVTFSNGATGIPALTYATPKGFRPLTLDLYVPPKEVQRPEQGFPLVAFIHGGAWLAGHPHRSGAFVDFPEVLALLSARGYVVASIEYRLSGEAPFPAQIQDVKAAIRWLRFRAPEFAIDPARAMTWGVSAGGHLAGLAAVSCDAPALEPVQEEGTAVPDEQPDVKAPTSVSHCVQGGVAWYGVFNIATIAAQARQEQALSRDAPDAPEWLLTGCFATQCKEGQLEAASPVSYVDPKDPPLLLLVGNADKTVPYLQTVEMAEKLKAAGVPHEVTVLPGLDHGFIGKSPEETREANLHALAATFEFFDKVLGVKASGVAKK; encoded by the coding sequence ATGAGAGCAGGGGTCCTGACGTCCATCCTGCCGGTGGTGTGGGTCGTGGCGGCCTGCGCCTCGCAACTCCAATCGGCGCACTCCGCCGATTCCGCACCGGCAGCGCTTCCCCAGGTGGCGCCGCAGACGGTGCAGGAAGATTGGTACCCCCGAAAGAACGTGACGTTCTCGAACGGGGCGACGGGGATTCCCGCACTCACCTACGCGACGCCCAAGGGGTTCCGGCCACTCACGCTGGACCTCTATGTGCCTCCGAAGGAGGTGCAGCGGCCCGAGCAGGGCTTTCCCCTGGTGGCCTTCATCCATGGGGGCGCGTGGCTGGCGGGCCACCCACACCGCAGCGGGGCCTTCGTGGACTTTCCCGAGGTGCTGGCGTTGCTCTCGGCCCGGGGCTACGTCGTCGCCTCCATCGAATACCGGCTGAGTGGCGAAGCGCCCTTTCCCGCGCAGATACAAGACGTGAAGGCGGCCATCCGCTGGCTGCGCTTCCGCGCGCCCGAGTTCGCCATCGACCCCGCCCGTGCGATGACCTGGGGCGTTTCGGCCGGCGGGCACCTCGCCGGCCTCGCCGCCGTCAGCTGCGATGCCCCCGCGCTCGAGCCGGTCCAGGAGGAAGGCACCGCCGTCCCGGACGAGCAGCCCGACGTGAAGGCTCCCACGAGCGTCTCCCATTGCGTGCAGGGCGGCGTCGCCTGGTATGGCGTCTTCAACATCGCCACCATTGCGGCGCAGGCGCGGCAGGAGCAGGCGCTGTCGCGAGACGCGCCTGACGCGCCGGAGTGGCTCCTGACGGGGTGCTTCGCCACTCAATGCAAGGAGGGGCAGCTCGAAGCGGCAAGCCCCGTGTCCTACGTCGACCCGAAAGACCCGCCGCTGTTGCTGTTGGTCGGGAATGCGGACAAGACGGTGCCATACCTCCAAACGGTGGAGATGGCCGAGAAGCTCAAGGCGGCCGGCGTTCCCCACGAGGTCACCGTGCTTCCCGGACTCGACCACGGCTTCATCGGCAAGTCCCCGGAGGAGACCCGGGAAGCGAATCTGCATGCCCTCGCCGCGACCTTCGAGTTCTTCGACAAGGTCCTCGGCGTGAAGGCCTCCGGCGTGGCGAAGAAGTGA
- a CDS encoding porin produces the protein MSNPAPRVSTKAVLFVSLWLSLGAWAQSPPPEPAPATQAPKEPDVPAESKPKPPPSPGVTITAAPGKGFTVATDDGRYSATVRARFQMRETVTGQDLEGAPRRWTQEQQVRSVRLFLLGNVLNPDLKYTLQLAFGGNDFEAGSSSPIFDAWVEYTAVRDLNVRVGQFFVPFDRARTIRESSLQFVDRPIIIGELTLDRDMGVMLSSNDFLGVGGLLSYNLGFFGGEGRNRFGPSTPGLLYVARFAVRPFGAFDDDVEGDLQRLPKPRLMVGVAGAYNQKTNRQRSTTGTTFVLGTFDYVHADVDAVFKYRGLSVLAEFLYREGSPSFRDGTVNGQPAREWSRSGWGYVVQAGYMLTSKVEATGRFDLQKVKSDSDPALIAQVDQQGREVGAGLNVYLNGHAFKLQGDYSYQFGRTGPARHLVRLQLDASF, from the coding sequence ATGTCCAATCCCGCCCCTCGTGTATCCACGAAGGCCGTCCTCTTCGTTTCCCTGTGGCTCTCCCTGGGAGCGTGGGCTCAATCCCCGCCCCCGGAGCCTGCTCCAGCCACCCAGGCTCCGAAGGAACCGGACGTCCCGGCCGAGTCCAAGCCCAAGCCGCCCCCGTCGCCTGGAGTCACCATCACCGCCGCCCCCGGCAAGGGCTTCACCGTGGCGACGGATGACGGGAGGTACTCCGCGACGGTGCGTGCCCGCTTCCAGATGCGGGAGACGGTGACGGGCCAGGACCTGGAGGGGGCACCCCGGCGGTGGACGCAGGAGCAGCAGGTGCGCTCGGTGCGGCTCTTCCTCCTGGGCAACGTCCTCAACCCGGACCTCAAGTACACGCTGCAGCTCGCCTTTGGAGGGAACGACTTCGAGGCCGGCTCCTCGAGCCCGATTTTCGATGCCTGGGTCGAGTACACGGCGGTGCGGGATTTGAACGTCCGCGTGGGCCAGTTCTTCGTCCCCTTCGACCGCGCGCGCACCATCCGTGAGTCGAGCCTGCAGTTCGTGGACCGGCCCATCATCATCGGCGAGCTGACGTTGGACCGGGACATGGGGGTGATGCTGTCCTCGAACGACTTCCTCGGGGTGGGCGGGCTGCTGAGCTACAACCTGGGGTTCTTCGGAGGCGAGGGCCGCAACCGCTTCGGGCCCTCGACTCCGGGCCTGCTCTACGTCGCCCGCTTCGCGGTGCGGCCCTTCGGCGCCTTCGACGACGACGTGGAGGGGGACCTGCAGCGGCTGCCGAAGCCCCGGCTGATGGTGGGTGTGGCCGGCGCGTACAACCAGAAGACGAACCGGCAGCGCAGCACCACGGGCACCACCTTCGTGCTCGGCACCTTCGACTACGTGCACGCGGACGTGGACGCGGTGTTCAAGTACCGCGGCCTCTCCGTGCTCGCGGAGTTCCTCTACCGTGAAGGGTCCCCCTCGTTCCGGGACGGCACCGTCAACGGGCAGCCGGCCCGCGAGTGGTCCCGCTCGGGCTGGGGCTACGTCGTGCAGGCGGGCTACATGCTCACCTCGAAGGTAGAGGCCACCGGGCGCTTCGACCTGCAGAAGGTGAAGTCGGACAGCGACCCCGCGCTCATCGCCCAGGTGGACCAGCAGGGACGGGAGGTGGGCGCGGGCCTGAACGTCTATCTGAACGGGCACGCCTTCAAGCTGCAGGGCGACTACTCCTATCAGTTCGGACGGACGGGACCGGCACGGCACCTCGTCCGGCTCCAGCTCGACGCGTCCTTCTGA
- a CDS encoding fibronectin type III domain-containing protein: MPPLRHLHRAGSTALVALATLLMTLLPTLASAADRGEWAPYAAYTVGDIASYAGKAYDCRQSHTSLPGWEPPNVLALWLERSGPPPVDTQAPSTPSQLTSPGKTYNSVSLTWGGSSDNVGVTGYEVFVNGGTSASASTSGATSVTVSGLAANTTYTFTVKARDAAGNRSAASAAYSTTTPAQPDPDLQAPTAPGSLRSTGVSASSVSLAWNVSTDNVGVTGYEVFVNGGASASASTSGATSVTVSGLAANTTYTFTAKARDAAGNRSGASNSVSATTTGTQPSGSKLIVGYWHNFDNGSTNIRLRDISSKFNVIQVAFAEPVGGAGSGNMAFSPYNSTVADFKADIAFLKGQGRKVLISIGGANGTVHLDDATARQNFVTTMQSLIDTYGFDGLDLDLEGSSLSLNGGDTDFRNPTTPRIINLIQATRQLLDRNGAGFILTMAPETAYVQGGMAAYGGPWGAYLPVIYSLRDRLTYLHVQHYNTGTVTALDGRAYAQGTPDFHVAMAEMLLRGFPVGGNTSAMFPALRPEQVLIGLPSSPQAAGGGYTTPANVQKALDYLIKGQSFGGAYVLRNASGYPGFKGLMTWSINWDKFTNFEFSNSHRAYLDTYP, from the coding sequence ATGCCGCCGCTTCGTCACCTCCACCGGGCGGGCTCCACCGCCCTGGTGGCCCTCGCCACCCTGCTGATGACCCTGCTCCCCACGCTGGCCTCCGCCGCGGACCGGGGAGAGTGGGCCCCCTATGCCGCCTACACCGTGGGCGACATCGCCTCGTATGCGGGCAAGGCCTATGACTGCCGCCAGTCCCACACGTCTCTGCCGGGCTGGGAGCCGCCCAACGTCCTGGCGCTGTGGCTGGAGCGGTCGGGCCCGCCGCCCGTGGATACCCAGGCGCCGTCCACTCCGTCGCAGCTCACGTCCCCGGGGAAGACCTACAACAGCGTCTCGCTGACCTGGGGCGGGTCCTCCGACAACGTGGGCGTCACCGGCTACGAGGTCTTCGTCAACGGCGGCACGTCCGCGTCCGCCAGCACCTCGGGCGCCACCAGCGTCACCGTTTCGGGCCTGGCTGCCAACACCACGTACACCTTCACCGTGAAGGCCCGGGACGCGGCCGGCAACCGCTCGGCGGCCAGCGCGGCGTACAGCACGACGACGCCCGCCCAGCCCGACCCCGACCTCCAGGCCCCCACCGCGCCGGGCAGCCTGCGCTCCACGGGCGTCAGCGCGAGCAGCGTCTCCCTGGCGTGGAACGTGTCGACCGACAACGTGGGCGTCACCGGCTACGAGGTCTTCGTCAACGGCGGCGCGTCCGCGTCCGCCAGCACCTCGGGCGCCACCAGCGTCACCGTGTCGGGCCTGGCTGCCAACACCACGTACACCTTCACCGCGAAGGCTCGCGACGCGGCCGGCAACCGCTCGGGGGCGAGCAACAGCGTGTCCGCGACGACGACGGGCACCCAGCCCTCGGGCAGCAAGCTCATCGTGGGCTACTGGCACAACTTCGACAACGGCTCGACGAACATCCGGCTGCGGGACATCTCCTCGAAGTTCAACGTCATCCAGGTCGCGTTCGCCGAGCCGGTGGGCGGCGCGGGCTCGGGCAACATGGCGTTCTCGCCGTACAACTCGACGGTCGCCGACTTCAAGGCGGACATCGCCTTCCTGAAGGGCCAGGGCCGGAAGGTGCTCATCTCCATTGGCGGCGCGAATGGAACGGTGCACCTGGATGACGCCACTGCCCGGCAGAACTTCGTCACCACCATGCAGTCGCTCATCGACACGTATGGCTTTGACGGGCTGGACCTGGACCTGGAAGGCAGCTCGCTGTCGCTCAACGGCGGGGACACCGACTTCCGGAACCCCACCACGCCGCGAATCATCAACCTGATTCAGGCCACGCGGCAGCTCCTGGACCGCAACGGGGCCGGCTTCATCCTCACCATGGCGCCCGAGACGGCCTATGTGCAGGGCGGCATGGCCGCCTACGGTGGACCCTGGGGCGCCTACCTGCCCGTCATCTACTCGCTGCGAGATCGGCTGACGTACCTGCACGTGCAGCACTACAACACCGGGACTGTCACCGCGCTGGATGGCCGCGCCTACGCGCAGGGCACCCCGGACTTCCACGTGGCCATGGCGGAGATGCTCCTGCGCGGCTTTCCCGTGGGAGGCAACACCAGCGCGATGTTCCCGGCGCTGCGCCCCGAGCAGGTCCTGATTGGCCTGCCCTCCTCGCCCCAGGCGGCGGGCGGCGGGTACACGACGCCAGCCAACGTGCAGAAGGCGCTCGACTACCTCATCAAGGGCCAGTCCTTCGGCGGCGCCTACGTCCTGCGCAATGCCTCGGGCTACCCGGGCTTCAAGGGGCTGATGACCTGGTCCATCAACTGGGACAAGTTCACCAACTTCGAGTTCTCCAACAGTCACCGCGCCTACCTGGACACCTACCCGTAG